A genomic segment from Anaeromyxobacter sp. encodes:
- a CDS encoding histidine--tRNA ligase: MSAKISGVKGMNDVLPGEVGRWQELEAVAREVFALYGYREVRTPVVEPHALFARGVGEATDIVSKEMYVFEDKGEERLALRPEGTAGTVRAFIEHGVYVEGPQKWFYMGPMFRRERPQKGRYRQFHQIGCEAFGVAEPLIDAEQIAMLEDYLARLGVVATLKLNSVGDPACRPAYLAELRGYLGEHAAALCADCRERTTKNPLRVLDCKVPTCQPVLEQAPRLADRLCQGCRDHFAAVKAGLDALGVRYQVEPRLVRGLDYYVRTAYEFTSDALGAQSAVAGGGRYDGLVETLGGPPTPGIGFALGAERLALILEALKRPVPVRRPEVFFVAIDEQGTRAALTLAAGLRKAGIACDLDGRGGKLPRQFKQAERVGARYALVLGGNEVAAGQAKLKDLATREERPVALADLAAALTRQT, from the coding sequence ATGAGCGCGAAGATCAGCGGCGTGAAGGGGATGAACGACGTCCTGCCCGGCGAGGTGGGGCGCTGGCAGGAGCTGGAGGCGGTGGCCCGCGAGGTCTTCGCCCTGTACGGCTACCGCGAGGTGCGCACCCCGGTGGTGGAGCCGCACGCCCTCTTCGCCCGCGGCGTGGGCGAGGCCACCGACATCGTCTCCAAGGAGATGTACGTCTTCGAGGACAAGGGCGAGGAGCGGCTGGCGCTGCGGCCCGAGGGGACGGCCGGCACGGTGCGCGCCTTCATCGAGCACGGCGTCTACGTGGAGGGGCCGCAGAAGTGGTTCTACATGGGCCCCATGTTCCGGCGCGAGCGGCCGCAGAAGGGGCGCTACCGGCAGTTCCACCAGATCGGCTGCGAGGCCTTCGGGGTGGCCGAGCCGCTCATCGACGCCGAGCAGATCGCCATGCTGGAGGACTACCTGGCTCGCCTGGGCGTGGTGGCCACCCTCAAGCTCAACTCGGTGGGCGACCCGGCCTGCCGCCCGGCCTACCTGGCCGAGCTGCGCGGCTACCTCGGCGAGCACGCCGCCGCCCTGTGCGCCGACTGCCGCGAGCGGACCACCAAGAACCCGCTGCGGGTGCTCGACTGCAAGGTGCCCACCTGCCAGCCGGTGCTGGAGCAGGCGCCGCGCCTGGCCGACCGGCTCTGCCAGGGGTGCCGCGACCACTTCGCCGCGGTGAAGGCCGGGCTCGACGCCCTCGGGGTGCGCTACCAGGTGGAGCCGCGGCTGGTGCGCGGGCTCGACTACTACGTCCGCACCGCCTACGAGTTCACCTCCGACGCCCTGGGCGCGCAGTCGGCGGTGGCCGGCGGCGGGCGCTACGACGGGCTGGTGGAGACGCTGGGCGGGCCGCCCACCCCGGGCATCGGCTTCGCCCTCGGGGCCGAGCGGCTGGCGCTGATCCTGGAGGCGCTGAAGCGCCCGGTGCCGGTGCGGCGGCCGGAGGTCTTCTTCGTGGCCATCGACGAGCAGGGCACCCGCGCCGCGCTGACCCTGGCGGCCGGCCTGCGCAAGGCCGGCATCGCCTGCGACCTGGACGGGCGCGGCGGCAAGCTGCCCCGCCAGTTCAAGCAGGCCGAGCGGGTCGGGGCCCGCTACGCGCTGGTGCTGGGCGGCAACGAGGTGGCCGCCGGCCAGGCCAAGCTGAAGGACCTGGCCACCCGCGAGGAGCGGCCGGTGGCCCTGGCCGACCTGGCCGCCGCCCTGACCCGGCAGACGTGA
- a CDS encoding TlpA family protein disulfide reductase translates to MTAPALAGALAALLLLAGPARADEELELGQPAPGFSLKTLNPEVAGAAWFRLDQWVGDEPDDPDARLVLISFFASWCGPCQKELAALVDLDARFRAGGLRVVSVSIDRDEAGLEAARRMAVAARVRFPVLSDRFNVLARRYLGEQSPLPSLFLVARDGAVLRIEKGYAREAAASLAGEVQAALACPRGAAAAP, encoded by the coding sequence GTGACCGCTCCCGCCCTGGCCGGCGCCCTGGCCGCCCTGCTGCTCCTGGCCGGCCCGGCGCGGGCCGACGAGGAGCTGGAGCTGGGCCAACCGGCGCCCGGCTTCTCCCTCAAGACCCTCAACCCCGAGGTGGCCGGGGCGGCCTGGTTCCGGCTCGACCAGTGGGTGGGAGACGAGCCCGACGACCCCGACGCCCGGCTGGTGCTGATCAGCTTCTTCGCCTCCTGGTGCGGCCCCTGCCAGAAGGAGCTGGCCGCGCTGGTGGACCTCGACGCCCGGTTCCGGGCCGGCGGCCTGCGGGTGGTCTCGGTCAGCATCGACCGCGACGAGGCCGGCCTGGAGGCGGCCCGCCGCATGGCGGTGGCCGCGCGGGTCCGCTTCCCGGTGCTCTCCGACCGCTTCAACGTGCTGGCGCGCCGGTACCTGGGCGAGCAGTCCCCGCTGCCCTCGCTCTTCCTGGTGGCGCGCGACGGCGCCGTGCTGCGCATCGAGAAGGGCTACGCCCGGGAGGCCGCCGCCTCGCTGGCCGGCGAGGTGCAGGCCGCGCTGGCGTGCCCGCGCGGCGCCGCGGCCGCGCCGTGA
- the miaA gene encoding tRNA (adenosine(37)-N6)-dimethylallyltransferase MiaA, producing the protein MTRLLVIGGPTASGKTALGVALAGRVGGEIVGADSQQLYRTLDVGTAKPTAAERAAAPHHLLDVAEPGAGMDAARFVALADQAIEGIAARGALPIVVGGTGLYLRALLHGVVDAPGRDPALRARLEAEAAALGRPALHARLAALDPAAAARIGQNDLVRIVRALEIAAGGALPSGLRDAHAFRQDRYPCLFLALAPPREVLRARIDARVEAIFQEGLLEEARALLARLGSPLPARLPIGYAEAAEVVEGRLPLDEAVRRVQAAHRQYARRQVVWLRRERGVEWLAPPVDPDEVARRVTAWWRAP; encoded by the coding sequence GTGACCCGGCTGCTGGTCATCGGAGGGCCGACCGCCTCCGGGAAGACGGCGCTGGGCGTGGCGCTGGCGGGGCGGGTGGGCGGCGAGATCGTCGGCGCCGACTCCCAGCAGCTCTACCGGACGCTCGACGTGGGCACCGCCAAGCCCACCGCGGCCGAGCGGGCCGCCGCCCCCCACCACCTGCTCGACGTGGCAGAGCCCGGGGCGGGGATGGACGCGGCCCGCTTCGTGGCCCTGGCCGACCAGGCCATCGAGGGCATCGCGGCCCGCGGCGCGCTGCCCATCGTGGTGGGCGGCACCGGCCTCTACCTGCGGGCGCTGCTGCACGGGGTGGTGGACGCCCCCGGGCGCGACCCGGCGCTGCGGGCCCGGCTGGAGGCGGAGGCCGCCGCCCTGGGGAGGCCGGCGCTGCACGCCCGGCTGGCGGCGCTCGACCCGGCCGCGGCCGCCCGCATCGGCCAGAACGACCTGGTGCGCATCGTGCGGGCGCTGGAGATCGCCGCCGGCGGGGCGCTGCCCTCCGGGCTGCGCGACGCCCACGCCTTCCGGCAGGACCGCTACCCGTGCCTCTTCCTGGCGCTGGCGCCGCCGCGGGAGGTGCTGCGCGCCCGCATCGACGCCCGGGTGGAGGCCATCTTCCAGGAGGGGCTGCTCGAGGAGGCCCGGGCCCTGCTGGCCCGGCTCGGCTCGCCGCTGCCGGCGCGGCTGCCCATCGGGTACGCCGAGGCGGCCGAGGTGGTGGAGGGGCGGCTGCCGCTCGACGAGGCCGTCCGGCGGGTCCAGGCGGCGCACCGGCAGTACGCCCGGCGGCAGGTGGTCTGGCTGCGGCGCGAGCGCGGCGTGGAGTGGCTGGCGCCGCCCGTCGACCCGGACGAGGTGGCGCGGCGCGTCACGGCCTGGTGGCGGGCGCCGTGA
- a CDS encoding acetyl-CoA carboxylase carboxyltransferase subunit alpha produces the protein MQKPTFALDFERPLMALESKIAELKELSSGATVDFSDEITKLERKAKRLQAEIFSDLTPWQTVQVARHPQRPYTLDYLKALFTDFFEVEGDRRFAADRAIVGGFARFDGRPVVVMGHQKGRTTKENMLRNFGMPRPEGYRKARRLFDLADRFRMPVLVFIDTPGAYPGIGAEERGQAEAIAVNLEVMSGLGVPSISVVIGEGASGGALGVGVTSRILMLEYSWYNVISPESCSAILYRDPGQAKKSADALKLTAKDLAGFGITDEIVQEAPGGAHRDPALTIKNVGDAVRRHLKQLDAMTPAQIVADRYRKFRAIGVYTSDD, from the coding sequence GTGCAAAAGCCCACGTTCGCGCTCGACTTCGAGCGTCCGCTGATGGCCCTCGAGTCGAAGATCGCCGAGCTGAAGGAGCTCTCCTCCGGCGCCACCGTCGACTTCTCCGACGAGATCACCAAGCTGGAGCGCAAGGCCAAGCGGCTGCAGGCCGAGATCTTCAGCGACCTGACGCCGTGGCAGACCGTGCAGGTGGCCCGCCACCCGCAGCGGCCCTACACGCTCGACTACTTGAAGGCGCTCTTCACCGACTTCTTCGAGGTGGAGGGCGATCGGCGCTTCGCCGCCGACCGGGCCATCGTGGGCGGCTTCGCCCGCTTCGACGGCCGCCCGGTGGTGGTGATGGGCCACCAGAAGGGGCGCACCACCAAGGAGAACATGCTGCGCAACTTCGGCATGCCCCGCCCCGAGGGCTACCGCAAGGCGCGCCGCCTCTTCGACCTGGCCGACCGCTTCCGCATGCCGGTGCTGGTCTTCATCGACACCCCCGGCGCCTACCCCGGCATCGGCGCGGAGGAGCGCGGGCAGGCCGAGGCCATCGCCGTCAACCTGGAGGTCATGTCCGGGCTCGGCGTGCCCAGCATCTCGGTGGTGATCGGCGAGGGGGCCTCCGGCGGCGCCCTCGGCGTGGGCGTCACCAGCCGCATCCTGATGCTGGAGTACAGCTGGTACAACGTCATCTCGCCGGAGAGCTGCAGCGCCATCCTCTACCGCGATCCCGGGCAGGCCAAGAAGTCGGCCGACGCCCTCAAGCTGACCGCCAAGGACCTGGCCGGCTTCGGCATCACCGACGAGATCGTGCAGGAGGCCCCGGGCGGCGCGCACCGCGACCCGGCCCTCACCATCAAGAACGTCGGGGACGCCGTGCGGCGCCACCTCAAGCAGCTCGACGCCATGACGCCCGCGCAGATCGTGGCCGACCGGTACCGGAAGTTCCGGGCCATCGGCGTGTACACCTCCGACGACTAG
- a CDS encoding histidinol-phosphate transaminase — translation MALVPANVASLTPYVPGKPIEEVERELGISGVAKLASNENALGPSPKALAAAREAAARIHLYPDGSAYLLRQALAAKLGVAFEEVFVGNGSNELIELMVRTFTCDGEEVLTSAQSFVAYRLAAQAHGRTFVEAPMKQRFHYDLAALQARLSARTKVVFLANPDNPTGTSFTEAELVPFLEAVPSTALVVLDEAYAEFVEAPGYPDSLALRRRFPNLVILRTFSKIYGLAGLRLGYGVARAELVGFLDRVRAPFNTSLVAQAAGTAALGDLEHVERSRALVRSERPFLAAGLSALGATVVPSQGNFLLADFPGTDGKQVFEALLRQGVVVRPVAGYGFPTCQRVTVGLRAENEKLLAALERVLAR, via the coding sequence ATGGCCCTCGTCCCCGCCAACGTCGCCTCGCTCACGCCGTACGTCCCCGGCAAGCCCATCGAGGAGGTCGAGCGCGAGCTCGGCATCTCGGGGGTCGCCAAGCTGGCCTCCAACGAGAACGCGCTGGGCCCCTCGCCGAAGGCGCTGGCGGCGGCGCGGGAGGCGGCCGCCCGGATCCACCTCTACCCGGACGGCTCGGCCTACCTGCTGCGCCAGGCGCTGGCCGCCAAGCTGGGCGTGGCCTTCGAGGAGGTCTTCGTCGGCAACGGCTCCAACGAGCTCATCGAGCTGATGGTCCGCACCTTCACCTGCGACGGCGAGGAGGTGCTGACCTCGGCGCAGAGCTTCGTGGCCTACCGGCTGGCGGCGCAGGCCCACGGGCGCACCTTCGTGGAGGCGCCCATGAAGCAGCGCTTCCACTACGACCTGGCGGCCCTGCAGGCGCGCCTCTCGGCCCGCACCAAGGTGGTCTTCCTGGCCAACCCGGACAACCCCACCGGCACCTCCTTCACCGAGGCGGAGCTGGTGCCGTTCCTGGAGGCCGTGCCGTCCACCGCGCTGGTGGTGCTCGACGAGGCCTACGCCGAGTTCGTGGAGGCCCCGGGCTACCCGGACTCGCTGGCGCTGCGCCGCCGCTTCCCCAACCTGGTGATCCTGCGCACCTTCTCCAAGATCTACGGGCTGGCCGGGCTGCGGCTGGGCTACGGCGTGGCCCGGGCCGAGCTGGTCGGGTTCCTCGACCGGGTGCGCGCCCCCTTCAACACCAGCCTGGTGGCGCAGGCGGCCGGCACGGCCGCGCTCGGCGACCTCGAGCACGTGGAGCGGAGCCGGGCGCTGGTGCGCAGCGAGCGCCCCTTCCTGGCGGCCGGCCTGTCCGCCCTGGGCGCCACCGTGGTGCCCAGCCAGGGCAACTTCCTCCTGGCCGACTTCCCGGGCACCGACGGCAAGCAGGTCTTCGAGGCGCTGCTGCGGCAGGGGGTGGTGGTGCGGCCGGTGGCGGGCTACGGCTTCCCGACCTGCCAGCGGGTCACGGTGGGGCTGCGCGCCGAGAACGAGAAGCTGCTGGCCGCGCTGGAGAGGGTGCTGGCGCGGTGA
- a CDS encoding (d)CMP kinase has product MSAPRPFIVAIDGPAGAGKSSASRLLAARLGFALVDTGAIYRTVALAATRQGVALDDDARLGPLLESLTIHFAPPAEPGGAQHVFLGAEDVSSAIRTPPMSLGASAVSARPVVRAGLLELQRRLALSPENRGAVLEGRDIGTVVFPDADLKVFLTATEDCRARRRFVELEQKGDPSSYEQVLADQRRRDKNDSEREVAPLKPADDARLFDSSGVGLVEVVESLAREVELALASRGAGR; this is encoded by the coding sequence GTGAGCGCACCCCGCCCGTTCATCGTCGCCATCGACGGCCCCGCCGGGGCCGGCAAGTCGAGCGCGTCCCGCCTGCTGGCGGCGCGCCTCGGCTTCGCCCTGGTGGACACCGGGGCCATCTACCGGACCGTGGCCCTGGCGGCCACCCGGCAGGGCGTGGCCCTGGACGACGACGCGCGGCTCGGGCCGCTGCTGGAGTCCCTCACCATCCACTTCGCCCCGCCGGCCGAGCCGGGCGGCGCCCAGCACGTCTTCCTGGGCGCCGAGGACGTCTCGTCCGCCATCCGCACCCCGCCCATGTCGCTGGGGGCCAGCGCCGTGTCGGCCCGCCCGGTGGTGCGGGCCGGGCTGCTGGAGCTGCAGCGCCGGCTGGCCCTCTCGCCGGAGAACCGCGGCGCGGTGCTGGAGGGCCGCGACATCGGCACGGTGGTCTTCCCGGACGCCGACCTCAAGGTCTTCCTGACCGCCACCGAGGACTGCCGGGCCCGGCGCCGCTTCGTCGAGCTGGAGCAGAAGGGCGACCCCTCGAGCTACGAGCAGGTGCTGGCGGACCAGCGCCGGCGGGACAAGAACGACAGCGAGCGGGAGGTGGCGCCGCTCAAGCCGGCCGACGACGCCCGCCTCTTCGACTCCTCCGGCGTCGGGCTCGTCGAGGTGGTCGAGTCGCTGGCCCGCGAGGTCGAGCTGGCCCTGGCCAGCCGCGGGGCCGGCCGGTGA